The window TAAGCTAATTGCTCAGCCAAACAAAAACATCAAATTCTGAATAAAGAGGGGTATTATCCAATAGTAAGATTTGTGATCATAATTGCCTCCAACGATATAAAAACTATATAACAAATTCTCATCCTTCAcatatacaaaaaataataataataaaataaaaaaaaatctcatctTCATTGAATTGATGCTGAAGTGGAAATTGACCGAAAACTCTCAACCTAACTagcaaaatataattaagaatttGCAATAATTTAGTATTGCAGAATTACTATGCTTCCTGTATTCATTCATTTGGAGTCTGTAATTTCGAGCTCACCGTATAAAGGGGGACTGAAGGTGGTAGGTGGGGGAACAAAGAGGTAACCTGTTTCATTGTATAAAAACCTTTTCTACAATCAGCACTACACGCTCTGCATTGTATTTCCTAACACAAACTGGGAAAATTTCCATGCCAGATATGGCCTCATATGTAGTGAGAATGATAATTACCGCGTCAGTCTCCTCTGGAAGAGCCGGAGGCCCACCCTTAGATGGCCTCAAAACCAACTCAACCAACTCCAGAATACTTCTCCAAAATGGACCTTTCTTAGCTCTTTGATTTGCTTCCCTTCGCATTTCTTCCCTCACACAATCTAGAAGGATTGCTGTCTGCAAACATAAACGTAACTCAACTCCAAAATAATAAGCCATAAAAGCCTATAAGACATTACTTTTCAAGCTCACTTAATGCATTTACCATGGAGGGAGAGTTGCTATGCATAACCAGGGCTTTTAACATATCGAACCTTTGAGAAGTTGGAATGTCAGCAAGCACCTATGCAGGTTGATGCATGACAAGAAAAGATTCATATCATAAGAAATTGGAGATAAAAaagcatatataattttcagaGCTTTGCAGCAATGGATAATGATCTTGGAAAACTCATAATAAGGGACAACCAAGAATCTAAGAAAAATAAGCACGTGCATTAAGGGACTAGAGAAACTTTAAAGACAAAACCCCTTACTCTTTTCAATGCATCATATGCTTTCTTCCTTAATGGTGCATCAGGTGAATAGATAATAACCATTTGAATACCCTGAAATATTCACGCCATCAGAGGAAATATCAACATAGAATACAAAGAAGTGCAAAACAGCCGAAAACCATTACCTGCAAAGCTGCAAAAAGGCTAGGGAGGAAGGACAAGAAATCTGGATGTTCACCATCAGACCCTCTCAAGATATCTCCTTCTGTTATGCAAAACAAAAAGTCAATGGCATGTTCCTTTAACCTCCAAGGTAGATCAGCCGATGAGAATATGTGCTTTAACATGCCAATCGCTCGCCACCTTTTGGTCTGGTCATGTCGAAGTACGTTCTCTACCGCACCCAAGTCTTCTTTAGCAGACTGTGCAACGTCATCAGAGATATAGCCCCAAATCACTGCATTGATACGACAACAACTGTAATTTGGATACAGGCCAAAGAAATACAGACAGACTCGTGTATGTCTTGGGGAACTAAAAATTTCATCTGGAAACTAAGTTTGATGACAATTTCTCATGCCACAAGTGCTCAACTCCGAAGTGCTTATAAAGTATATGCTATCACTCCACAATTACCACAACACATCAGTTGCTAAAATACTGTTGCCATGGCTCATTCCCTTCCAGGAAAACACCTTTCAACCACCACTAGTGAGGTCGTTCCAGACTATGATGACACACGGCACAGTAGCCCCTGCCTTTAGCTGCCCGGCCCAGGTAGGGGCTGGCTTGTCAAGATTCTATAACAAGCTGGGCCTGGGCAATGCAATTGGCAGAGCAACAAAGAGTTGTAGGAGTGAAACAATAAGATCTATTAATAATCTTTGTAGAAACTATTTAACTGGTTTAATTCTTCATGATAATAGACAACTTAGCAGCTAGGGCAGGATTGGACGTTTATCTTGTGTCTGATTGTAGTGATTGGCTAGGTTTGGACAGGCTAAAGAAAAGAAGCCTCAAGATCCACGCATCCTAAATCCAGTACATGATCATGTCTACTTCTGAGGCTTGATTTTAGCATTTAGGTGGTAAGAAACGTGACTTCATTTtcccattttccttttattgtttggtttttcTGTCTAAAGGCTTTGCAAAATGCTCTATCAACTCATAACGACAAGAGAGGCATTTCCAAAACAAAGCATAACCACAATTAAAACTACGGAAGCCAAAAAAATGCAACTACCCAGTAAAAAGTATCTGTAGATATGTACCTGAAAGAGAGGCTCCCAGCTCAACGTTCGAAAAACAAGATTggacatcatcatcatcttcttctggTAATGTGATTAAAGTAAAAGCTTCAAGGGAGGTATGAAAAGGAAGACTGGAGTTGCTAGTGAATCTTGGATTATCATAGATACAAATGTAGAATAGCAGCTTACCTATGAAGCCAGTCAAGTTGTCCATAACTGACCCTGATAATAAGCTCACATAAGACAGTTGACAATGATGGAAGAAGCATGAGAGTTGAGACACCAGGGGAAGGCAGTTTGGGGATCTATCACCAATGCTTAATGAAACAAAAGCCTGCACATCAGATGTCCATAAGGAGTTAAATATCAAGATGTTTGACAACATCatgagaaagaaagagagggtAGAAAGAGAggatagagagagaggaggcaAAGAGTAAAGCTCCCGCTAACTCGTCAGAGCAGCAAATTCTTTCCCCCATTTGATGACAGAGGAAACACCACGAAAAGAGCATAATAGATCGAATCTCAGTGCAAAAATCCAGCCCCTTGACTACCCCACATAAACCCATATATCAGGTTAGACTGGATTCCACAGGCAAGTGGTCTCACCAAGGGTTACACACGACATGGGTATTCTTGGGATAGGAGGTACACAACCTTCCACCAATATACGAATTGATGGTGTTTGAAAAAAGCAATCAGGTTTCAAGTTAGAAACGAACCATAATTTGCAATATGTACAAACCAAGGAGAGCCCGCAGCTTTACACGAGACACATCCTCCTGTTGTGAAGAGCACATTAGGATAGGGTCAACATGGCATGTTGAATAATTCTGAAGAATCACGGGAGCAGTTAAGTGCATAAAAGTGATACAGACCAACTTTTGATGAATAGTGCGTATAGAGTCAGCAATGTCTATAGCCCTGCCAAACAAATTCTCCAGATTTTCAACCTCATCATCCAACTCCAGAGAAGCTTGCTTTAAAGCTTGAAGGATCACCGGAATGGCTACTTTTGTTTGCTCGAGTTGACGCCTTTTAATTGAAAGTAAAACTGTAAGGAAAAATGGAACATGTAATCTCAGTTATtcagagtgcgtttggattttgagttgagttgagttgagttttggttttaattggtttgtaatgattgtattgttgaattatgagaaaaagtatgaaaaagtaataaataattgagagaaaataatgattaagtaataattgtgttgttgaattgtgaagaagtaatgaatagttgagagaatttaatattaaaaattgaattgaatggttaaaaaaatttaaaaaataaaaaaagtaatgattgtgatgttgaattgaagataagtggagttgagttgagttaaaaaaatttcaaaaaacaaGCACACCCTCAATGTGCAGAAGTAATCTAAAATTTG of the Punica granatum isolate Tunisia-2019 chromosome 6, ASM765513v2, whole genome shotgun sequence genome contains:
- the LOC116211727 gene encoding aberrant root formation protein 4 isoform X3; this encodes MEIKDNAGPSSSSSNPLLLRLQNILKSIESRDISQSEKSVSELAEFLDSASESVATSSNSVNEDVCNNAIEMLMHTLAYICSPSVKEEVIDALSFILPKEVCKFSRASSMFSTIAESIVEQLVLTCNPRDMLTILCEALNSSGEKVNASLYLNPLLGGISKVLLSIKRRQLEQTKVAIPVILQALKQASLELDDEVENLENLFGRAIDIADSIRTIHQKLVCITFMHLTAPVILQNYSTCHVDPILMCSSQQEDVSRVKLRALLGLYILQIMAFVSLSIGDRSPNCLPLVSQLSCFFHHCQLSYVSLLSGSVMDNLTGFIEEDDDDVQSCFSNVELGASLSVIWGYISDDVAQSAKEDLGAVENVLRHDQTKRWRAIGMLKHIFSSADLPWRLKEHAIDFLFCITEGDILRGSDGEHPDFLSFLPSLFAALQGIQMVIIYSPDAPLRKKAYDALKRVLADIPTSQRFDMLKALVMHSNSPSMTAILLDCVREEMRREANQRAKKGPFWRSILELVELVLRPSKGGPPALPEETDAVTSLFPHLPPSVPLYTVSSKLQTPNE
- the LOC116211727 gene encoding aberrant root formation protein 4 isoform X1: MEIKDNAGPSSSSSNPLLLRLQNILKSIESRDISQSEKSVSELAEFLDSASESVATSSNSVNEDVCNNAIEMLMHTLAYICSPSVKEEVIDALSFILPKEVCKFSRASSMFSTIAESIVEQLVLTCNPRDMLTILCEALNSSGEKVNASLYLNPLLGGISKVLLSIKRRQLEQTKVAIPVILQALKQASLELDDEVENLENLFGRAIDIADSIRTIHQKLVCITFMHLTAPVILQNYSTCHVDPILMCSSQQEDVSRVKLRALLGLYILQIMAFVSLSIGDRSPNCLPLVSQLSCFFHHCQLSYVSLLSGSVMDNLTGFIEEDDDDVQSCFSNVELGASLSVIWGYISDDVAQSAKEDLGAVENVLRHDQTKRWRAIGMLKHIFSSADLPWRLKEHAIDFLFCITEGDILRGSDGEHPDFLSFLPSLFAALQGIQMVIIYSPDAPLRKKAYDALKRVLADIPTSQRFDMLKALVMHSNSPSMTAILLDCVREEMRREANQRAKKGPFWRSILELVELVLRPSKGGPPALPEETDAVSSALNLYRFVLIAESRGNTNYSRVLSETNLRKAYKEWLLPLRTLVTSILAENKNDCDHLVGDMVCGLYPVEVVLYRCIELVEAKLK
- the LOC116211727 gene encoding aberrant root formation protein 4 isoform X2 encodes the protein MEIKDNAGPSSSSSNPLLLRLQNILKSIESRDISQSEKSVSELAEFLDSASESVATSSNSVNEDVCNNAIEMLMHTLAYICSPSVKEEVIDALSFILPKEVCKFSRASSMFSTIAESIVEQLVLTCNPRDMLTILCEALNSSGEKVNASLYLNPLLGGISKVLLSIKRRQLEQTKVAIPVILQALKQASLELDDEVENLENLFGRAIDIADSIRTIHQKLEDVSRVKLRALLGLYILQIMAFVSLSIGDRSPNCLPLVSQLSCFFHHCQLSYVSLLSGSVMDNLTGFIEEDDDDVQSCFSNVELGASLSVIWGYISDDVAQSAKEDLGAVENVLRHDQTKRWRAIGMLKHIFSSADLPWRLKEHAIDFLFCITEGDILRGSDGEHPDFLSFLPSLFAALQGIQMVIIYSPDAPLRKKAYDALKRVLADIPTSQRFDMLKALVMHSNSPSMTAILLDCVREEMRREANQRAKKGPFWRSILELVELVLRPSKGGPPALPEETDAVSSALNLYRFVLIAESRGNTNYSRVLSETNLRKAYKEWLLPLRTLVTSILAENKNDCDHLVGDMVCGLYPVEVVLYRCIELVEAKLK